From the Synechococcus sp. Nb3U1 genome, one window contains:
- a CDS encoding Na+/H+ antiporter: MLDRIPSASFDLNLWPHLLATLTESEVLDALESEVIKTNLERFLLVLTVSLSVATLPQVFRWVRQIPYTLLLVIVGAALALVDVRLVNLSPELILTIFLPPLLFEAAWNLKWGDLRRDLFPITLFAMVGVIISVVGIGLGLAQWAGIPLSLGLLIGASLSATDPVSVIALFRELGVGERIKTLMEGESLFNDGVAVVAFGLLVGIPLGIETFDLQVTVLRVFTVVGIGVGMGALVGFGISYLTQRFDLPLVEQSLTLIAAYGTYLVVEELGGSGVIGVVTTGLILGNFGSRIGMNPRTRLIVSEFWEFLAFFVNSIVFLLIGDQIQYNILGENLIPIGVAIAAMVGSRAISTYGLSNFYNVTVLSAKGQTLPEAIGSHSARVIGWKDQTVLWWGGLRGSVSIALALSVPESLPGREAIIATVFGVVLFTLLVQGLTVKPLLVSLGLLGDQPLKQEYTEKLARRAALQRVLEHLIQIDGRVEVEADFYQYQKALVEGGIRDLEEEISSLQSQHPQLKNFAAEQLREELLSIEADTYAEYVRSGQLNQELAPFLQEVLRQA, from the coding sequence ATGTTAGACAGGATCCCATCGGCCAGTTTTGACCTCAATCTCTGGCCTCATCTCCTGGCAACTCTGACGGAATCGGAGGTGTTGGATGCGCTGGAATCGGAGGTGATCAAAACCAACCTAGAGCGGTTTCTGCTGGTGCTAACCGTCTCTTTGAGTGTGGCGACCTTGCCACAAGTGTTTCGCTGGGTACGGCAGATTCCCTATACCCTGCTGCTGGTGATCGTGGGTGCGGCCCTGGCGCTGGTGGATGTGCGCTTAGTCAATCTCTCGCCCGAGTTGATTCTGACCATTTTCCTGCCTCCATTGTTGTTTGAGGCGGCCTGGAACCTAAAGTGGGGAGATCTACGCCGGGATCTGTTCCCGATTACCCTGTTCGCGATGGTAGGGGTGATCATCTCGGTGGTCGGTATTGGGCTGGGGTTGGCGCAGTGGGCTGGGATCCCGTTATCGCTGGGGCTGTTGATCGGGGCAAGTCTGTCAGCAACAGATCCGGTTTCGGTGATCGCCCTATTTCGGGAACTGGGGGTGGGGGAGCGCATCAAAACCCTGATGGAAGGGGAGAGCCTCTTCAACGATGGGGTGGCGGTGGTGGCCTTTGGCCTATTGGTCGGGATCCCGTTGGGCATCGAAACCTTTGATCTACAGGTGACGGTGCTGCGGGTCTTTACGGTGGTAGGGATCGGCGTCGGCATGGGGGCGCTGGTGGGGTTTGGCATTTCTTATTTGACCCAACGGTTTGATCTGCCTCTGGTAGAGCAATCCCTCACCTTAATTGCCGCCTATGGTACCTATTTGGTGGTGGAAGAATTGGGGGGATCTGGAGTTATTGGTGTGGTGACAACGGGGTTGATTTTGGGAAATTTCGGATCCCGAATTGGTATGAATCCTCGCACCCGTTTGATCGTCAGTGAGTTCTGGGAGTTCCTTGCTTTTTTTGTCAATTCCATCGTGTTTTTGTTGATTGGCGATCAAATTCAATATAATATTTTAGGAGAAAACCTGATCCCAATCGGAGTAGCCATTGCTGCGATGGTAGGTTCCCGCGCGATCTCTACCTACGGGTTAAGCAATTTTTACAATGTCACGGTCTTATCTGCAAAGGGGCAGACTTTACCTGAAGCAATAGGATCCCATTCTGCTAGAGTGATTGGCTGGAAAGATCAGACGGTGTTGTGGTGGGGAGGGTTGCGCGGATCGGTCTCTATTGCTTTGGCTTTGAGCGTGCCTGAATCATTGCCCGGTCGAGAAGCGATCATCGCCACTGTGTTTGGAGTGGTTCTTTTCACGCTCTTGGTGCAGGGGCTGACGGTGAAACCCCTCTTGGTCAGCTTAGGCCTTTTGGGAGATCAACCCCTCAAACAGGAATATACCGAAAAGTTGGCCCGCCGCGCTGCTCTGCAGCGGGTTTTGGAACACCTGATCCAGATCGATGGGCGAGTAGAAGTGGAGGCGGATTTTTACCAGTACCAAAAGGCTTTAGTGGAAGGCGGGATCCGCGATTTGGAAGAAGAAATCAGCTCTTTACAGAGCCAACATCCGCAACTAAAAAACTTTGCAGCCGAACAACTGCGGGAGGAACTCCTCTCCATCGAAGCCGATACCTATGCCGAATATGTGCGTTCTGGGCAACTGAATCAGGAATTGGCCCCGTTCCTGCAGGAGGTGCTGCGACAAGCCTAA
- a CDS encoding ABC transporter ATP-binding protein, with translation MSETLIQLQECSAVYSEPAIAITGLTKTYRTGFWMNKVVSSLKDFSLTVARGETFGLLGPNGAGKTTTIKCLLGIVDPTRGSGTLLGKPLGDRSIKQQVGYLPENPYFYDYLTAWEFLHFAGEVFRLPHSLLKERIPQLLELVGLSVDTARKKQLRTYSKGMLQRTGMAQALINDPELVFLDEPMSGLDPMGRYQMREIILSLKQQGKTVFFNSHILGDVEVICNRVGLIIGGKLVQQGTLDDLLGQTESYQVQGHDGDVAQFRDRLQHFHLQGCHWSGEWGGSLSELLGILNQAGAVVTDLHLQRQSLEEYFVDQVRAIEGDHPLSA, from the coding sequence ATGAGCGAGACCCTTATCCAACTTCAAGAATGTTCTGCTGTCTACTCCGAGCCTGCTATCGCCATCACGGGCCTGACGAAAACCTATCGCACGGGCTTTTGGATGAACAAAGTGGTCAGTTCTCTCAAGGATTTTTCCCTAACGGTGGCCCGCGGGGAAACCTTTGGGCTGTTGGGGCCAAATGGAGCGGGCAAAACCACCACTATCAAATGTCTGCTGGGAATTGTGGATCCCACCCGTGGCAGTGGCACCTTGCTGGGCAAACCCTTGGGGGATCGCTCCATTAAGCAACAGGTGGGGTACCTGCCGGAAAACCCCTATTTTTACGATTACCTAACGGCGTGGGAGTTTCTGCACTTTGCTGGGGAAGTGTTTCGGCTGCCCCACAGCCTGTTGAAAGAGCGGATCCCGCAACTGCTGGAGTTGGTGGGGCTTTCTGTGGATACCGCCCGCAAAAAACAACTGCGCACCTACTCGAAGGGGATGCTACAACGCACCGGCATGGCCCAAGCCCTGATCAACGATCCGGAGCTAGTATTTTTGGATGAGCCGATGTCTGGGCTTGATCCGATGGGCCGCTACCAAATGCGGGAAATCATTTTGTCCCTCAAGCAACAGGGCAAAACGGTCTTTTTCAACAGCCATATTTTGGGAGATGTAGAGGTCATCTGTAACCGAGTTGGCCTGATCATCGGCGGCAAATTGGTACAGCAGGGCACCTTGGATGACTTGCTAGGGCAGACAGAAAGCTATCAGGTGCAAGGGCATGATGGAGATGTCGCTCAATTCCGCGATCGCCTCCAGCATTTTCATCTCCAGGGATGCCATTGGTCGGGGGAATGGGGTGGATCCCTGTCGGAGTTGCTGGGGATCCTCAATCAGGCGGGGGCAGTGGTGACAGATTTACATCTGCAACGACAGTCGTTAGAAGAATACTTTGTGGATCAGGTGCGAGCCATTGAAGGGGATCATCCCCTATCCGCCTAA
- a CDS encoding glycosyltransferase family 4 protein, producing the protein MRIALFTETFLPKVDGIVTRLCHTVRHLTAHGNSVLVVAPQGAPRWFARARVYGIPGMPLPLYPELKLAAPGPAIGKLLNRFRPDVIHVVNPAVLGLGGLYYSQAMGIPLVASYHTHLPKYLKHYGLGFLEGVLWNLLKLGHNLARVNLCTSTAMVQELSEHGIERVQLWQRGVDTELFHPGATSSDMRDRLTAGQPERPLLLYVGRLSAEKEVSRIKVLLEQIPQARLAIVGDGPERGSLEQHFAGHDVVFTGYLQGGSLAAAFASADLFVFPSRTETLGLVLLEAMAAGCPVIAPRSGGITDVVDSGRNGFLFDPNSDSDFVHATQQLLSSTGQRQVFRQQARQEAERWSWSAATQQLEGYYRTVIAD; encoded by the coding sequence ATGCGCATAGCTCTGTTTACGGAGACGTTCCTACCCAAGGTAGATGGCATCGTCACTCGGCTTTGTCATACCGTTCGTCACTTAACGGCCCACGGCAACTCGGTACTGGTGGTTGCACCCCAGGGTGCGCCCAGGTGGTTTGCGCGGGCCCGGGTTTACGGGATCCCGGGGATGCCATTGCCTCTGTACCCGGAATTAAAGCTGGCGGCCCCTGGCCCAGCCATTGGCAAGTTGCTCAATCGTTTTCGCCCGGATGTGATCCATGTGGTGAACCCAGCGGTATTGGGATTGGGCGGCCTCTACTATAGCCAAGCAATGGGGATCCCCTTGGTGGCCTCCTACCATACCCATTTGCCCAAGTACCTGAAGCACTATGGGCTGGGTTTTCTCGAGGGGGTGTTGTGGAACCTGCTGAAGCTGGGGCACAATCTGGCGCGGGTCAATCTGTGTACCTCCACGGCCATGGTGCAGGAGCTGAGCGAGCATGGCATCGAACGGGTGCAACTGTGGCAGCGGGGGGTGGATACGGAGTTGTTTCATCCCGGGGCAACCAGTTCGGATATGCGGGATCGCCTCACGGCAGGACAACCGGAACGGCCCCTGTTGCTCTATGTGGGGCGGCTTTCTGCTGAAAAAGAGGTGAGCCGGATCAAGGTGTTGTTGGAGCAGATCCCGCAGGCTCGCCTAGCCATTGTCGGGGATGGGCCAGAACGGGGATCCCTGGAGCAACATTTTGCCGGGCATGACGTGGTGTTTACGGGCTATTTGCAGGGGGGATCCCTGGCGGCAGCCTTTGCGTCGGCGGATTTGTTCGTGTTCCCCTCCCGCACCGAGACCTTGGGGTTGGTCTTGTTGGAGGCGATGGCGGCGGGTTGTCCTGTGATTGCGCCTCGTTCTGGGGGCATTACCGATGTGGTGGACAGTGGCCGCAATGGGTTTCTCTTCGATCCCAATTCCGACAGCGATTTTGTCCATGCCACCCAGCAACTCCTGAGCAGCACCGGGCAGCGGCAGGTATTTCGGCAGCAGGCCCGCCAAGAAGCAGAGCGCTGGAGTTGGTCGGCAGCCACCCAGCAGTTGGAGGGTTACTACCGAACCGTCATCGCCGATTAG
- a CDS encoding M50 family metallopeptidase: MTEPELPSPSPEKTAQHSLIWLVVAAGLTVLLWQFPWGNYILYPFTILATWFHEMGHGLTALLLGGDFHRLEIYSNGSGLAFHSGRLFLGPVGRALVAAGGPMGPPMAGAIFILASRRQGTARFGLLFLGSLLLLSAVIWVRSGFGLLFIPALGLGILALGLWASPWMQGFVIQFLGVQACVSTYRQLDYLFTASAVINGQVLHSDSSQIAQNLFLPYWFWGGLMAVSSLVLLMTSLQITFRD; encoded by the coding sequence ATGACTGAGCCCGAGCTGCCTTCGCCCTCTCCAGAAAAAACCGCTCAACACAGCTTGATTTGGTTGGTTGTTGCTGCAGGCCTGACAGTTCTGCTTTGGCAATTCCCCTGGGGCAACTACATCCTCTACCCGTTTACAATTTTGGCCACCTGGTTCCATGAGATGGGGCATGGCCTGACGGCCCTCTTGCTCGGTGGGGATTTTCATCGTCTGGAAATTTACTCGAATGGATCAGGGCTGGCCTTTCACAGTGGCCGCTTGTTTTTGGGGCCAGTGGGTCGGGCTTTGGTAGCCGCTGGCGGGCCAATGGGGCCACCGATGGCGGGAGCTATTTTCATCCTGGCTTCTCGACGTCAGGGGACAGCCCGCTTTGGGTTGTTGTTTTTGGGATCCCTGTTGTTGCTTTCGGCAGTGATCTGGGTGCGCTCTGGGTTTGGGTTGCTGTTTATTCCCGCCCTGGGGCTGGGGATTTTGGCGCTGGGGCTGTGGGCTTCCCCCTGGATGCAGGGTTTTGTCATTCAATTTTTGGGGGTGCAAGCCTGTGTGAGCACCTATCGTCAGCTAGATTATCTGTTTACCGCCAGCGCCGTGATTAACGGGCAGGTGCTCCACTCCGATTCCAGCCAAATTGCCCAGAACCTGTTCTTGCCCTACTGGTTTTGGGGCGGCTTGATGGCAGTGTCTTCTTTGGTGTTGTTGATGACCAGTTTGCAGATTACCTTCCGTGACTAG
- a CDS encoding DMT family transporter, translating to MWRLSFLLMAILSGVLLPIRYQLDGKLAQATASVPMAGVVSTCVGATVLVALLLSGRFGSVHWAGLRFSPWWSYLGGVSGGSYVLLVTYAAIQAGTTLTIGVGIATQMLSSLLVDHFGWLGLERRPLSWQRLLAGILLVVAVVLLLS from the coding sequence ATGTGGCGACTGAGCTTTCTGCTAATGGCGATTTTGAGTGGGGTTCTCCTGCCGATTCGCTACCAGTTGGATGGGAAATTGGCTCAAGCAACCGCTTCTGTACCGATGGCGGGGGTGGTATCGACCTGTGTCGGTGCCACAGTCTTGGTGGCGTTGTTGCTCTCGGGTCGTTTTGGTAGCGTGCATTGGGCCGGTTTGCGCTTCAGTCCTTGGTGGAGTTACTTAGGGGGAGTCTCGGGGGGATCCTACGTGCTGCTGGTGACCTATGCGGCTATCCAAGCCGGAACGACCCTGACGATTGGGGTTGGGATTGCCACCCAGATGCTGAGTAGCTTGTTGGTGGATCATTTCGGCTGGCTGGGACTGGAACGGCGGCCCTTGAGTTGGCAGCGGCTGCTGGCCGGGATCCTCTTGGTGGTGGCGGTGGTGTTGCTTCTCAGTTGA
- a CDS encoding DMT family transporter: MNLEIWQAGLAAGVGGVLFTLAFAFNSRLHRSIHSPLAASAISFSISFLFVGSLVGLWGEWNISSLGQAPWWAFWGGATGSCSIILSLLALPRIGLVALGIASVFGQLGFSLLIEQFGLTTLVSGVLGAKEVLGLVLILVAVALIQSQREVTPPAESKAESIPEDKVR; the protein is encoded by the coding sequence GTGAACCTGGAAATTTGGCAGGCAGGACTGGCGGCAGGCGTGGGGGGCGTTTTGTTTACCTTGGCCTTTGCCTTCAACAGCCGGTTGCACCGCTCCATTCACAGTCCCCTGGCGGCCTCTGCCATTAGTTTCAGCATTTCTTTTTTGTTTGTCGGATCCCTGGTGGGGTTGTGGGGCGAATGGAACATCTCCTCCCTGGGACAGGCTCCTTGGTGGGCTTTTTGGGGGGGAGCTACGGGCAGTTGTTCGATTATTCTCAGCTTGCTGGCTTTACCTCGAATTGGGTTGGTAGCCTTGGGCATTGCCAGTGTGTTCGGGCAGCTGGGATTCTCGCTGCTGATCGAGCAATTTGGCTTGACCACCCTCGTCAGTGGTGTGCTGGGGGCCAAAGAGGTGCTGGGATTGGTCTTGATCCTGGTGGCTGTGGCGCTGATTCAATCGCAACGGGAAGTCACTCCCCCTGCAGAGAGCAAGGCAGAATCCATACCAGAGGATAAGGTAAGGTGA
- a CDS encoding class I SAM-dependent methyltransferase, whose translation MATFLRDWSYRYPWLYRSISRVAALAVGGYGRLRRLPLQGIHIHPQDRVLDLCCGPAEVTPILAELSQQVTGLDASPKALAAARKRLPKVEFVEALAQDMPFPDSRFDWVHTSLALHELPFADLEQVLREVWRVLKPGGGLLILDLHAPEQPLIWPGLALFLVFFETDTAWELLKLDLPEHLRQQGWQNVCQILHAWGALQVIQAQKPSG comes from the coding sequence ATGGCTACCTTCCTGCGAGACTGGAGCTACCGATACCCTTGGCTTTATCGCAGTATCAGCCGTGTGGCTGCGTTGGCGGTGGGAGGCTACGGGCGATTGCGTAGACTGCCTTTACAGGGGATCCACATCCATCCCCAAGATCGGGTATTGGATCTCTGTTGTGGCCCGGCGGAGGTAACCCCAATTTTGGCAGAACTGAGCCAGCAGGTAACCGGGTTGGATGCCTCACCCAAGGCTCTGGCTGCGGCCCGAAAACGCCTGCCTAAAGTTGAGTTTGTGGAAGCCTTGGCCCAGGATATGCCCTTCCCCGATAGCAGGTTTGACTGGGTTCACACTAGCTTGGCCCTGCACGAATTGCCCTTTGCCGACCTTGAACAGGTGCTACGGGAGGTGTGGCGGGTGCTCAAGCCGGGGGGAGGGTTATTGATTTTGGATTTACACGCCCCTGAGCAACCCCTGATCTGGCCGGGGTTGGCCTTGTTTCTGGTGTTTTTTGAAACCGACACCGCCTGGGAGCTACTGAAGCTGGATTTGCCGGAGCATTTGCGGCAGCAGGGTTGGCAGAATGTCTGCCAAATCTTACACGCATGGGGAGCTTTGCAAGTGATTCAGGCACAAAAGCCCTCTGGTTAG
- a CDS encoding thiazole synthase has translation MSILFNPFPLTPVDEDQDPLILYDRPLKSRLMLGTARYPSPAILEQAVASARPCLLTASLRRQGALGPDTSQGFWVLLQKMGIPILPNTAGCHSLQEVITTAEMAREVFATDWIKLELIGDDYTLQPDILQLPTAAAELIRRGFKVLPYSTDDLVLCQRLLDVGCRVIMPWAAPIGTGKGPLNPYTLRMLRERIEVPLIIDAGLGLPSHACQVMEWGFDGVLLNTAVALARDPVAMAGAFANAVHAGRQAYRAGAMQPQDLAQPSTPVLGTPFWHQG, from the coding sequence ATGTCCATCCTTTTCAATCCCTTCCCCTTGACCCCAGTTGATGAGGATCAGGATCCCTTGATCCTTTACGATCGACCTTTGAAAAGCCGCCTAATGCTGGGCACGGCTCGTTATCCCTCTCCGGCCATTTTGGAGCAGGCGGTGGCTAGTGCCCGCCCTTGTTTGCTGACAGCTTCGTTACGGCGACAGGGAGCATTAGGGCCGGACACTTCGCAAGGATTTTGGGTCTTATTGCAGAAGATGGGCATCCCGATACTGCCCAATACCGCTGGCTGCCACAGTCTCCAGGAGGTCATCACTACCGCGGAAATGGCCCGTGAGGTCTTCGCCACCGACTGGATCAAGTTGGAGCTGATCGGGGATGACTACACCTTGCAGCCGGATATCCTGCAACTGCCTACTGCGGCTGCCGAGCTGATCCGGAGAGGATTCAAGGTCTTGCCCTATAGCACCGATGATTTGGTGCTTTGCCAGCGCCTTCTGGATGTGGGCTGCCGGGTGATCATGCCCTGGGCGGCTCCCATCGGCACGGGGAAAGGCCCTCTCAACCCCTACACTCTGCGTATGCTGCGGGAACGTATCGAAGTTCCCCTAATCATCGATGCTGGACTGGGTCTGCCCTCCCACGCCTGCCAGGTGATGGAATGGGGGTTTGATGGGGTGCTGTTGAATACGGCTGTGGCCTTGGCTCGAGATCCGGTGGCTATGGCAGGAGCGTTTGCCAATGCGGTACATGCCGGCCGCCAAGCTTACCGTGCCGGGGCCATGCAACCTCAAGACTTAGCCCAACCCAGTACACCTGTCCTCGGCACTCCTTTTTGGCATCAAGGTTAA
- the thiS gene encoding sulfur carrier protein ThiS gives MRVLINQKPCELPDGITLAEAVALIEVSNPFAVAVNLNFVPRTQYAQTALQEGDQLEIITPAAGG, from the coding sequence ATGCGTGTTTTGATTAACCAGAAACCCTGTGAGCTGCCAGATGGCATTACCTTGGCAGAGGCGGTAGCTCTAATAGAGGTCAGCAACCCTTTTGCCGTGGCCGTTAACCTGAACTTTGTACCCCGCACCCAGTACGCCCAAACTGCTCTACAAGAAGGCGACCAGCTGGAAATTATTACTCCCGCTGCTGGCGGTTAG